Proteins found in one Corynebacterium canis genomic segment:
- a CDS encoding alpha-hydroxy acid oxidase — protein sequence MAHVKRQLPNPNEIFELLKFKKLDLNLKRARLQDAQTIDDLRKIAKRRTPAAAFDYTDGAADDEISMNRARQAFRDVEFHPSILKDVSKVDTSCEVFGGPSALPFGIAPTGFTRLMQTEGELAGAAAAGRAGIPFCLSTLGTTSIEDVKAANPNGRNMFQLYVMRKREISYGLVERAAKAGFDTLFFTVDTPVAGARLRDKRNGFSIPPQISLGTVLNAIPRPWWWLDFITTPTLSFASLTSTGGTVGELLNAAMDPSIQFSDLEEIRAIWPGKLVVKGVQNVEDSKKLADLGVDGIILSNHGGRQLDRAPVPFHLVPEVVREVGKDLDVTMDTGIMHGADIVAALAVGAKFTFIGRAYLYGLMAGGEAGVDRAIEILAEQVRRTMQLLQVETIDELGPHHVTQLTRLKPRNIGEDARLDRGLL from the coding sequence ATGGCTCACGTCAAACGGCAACTACCCAACCCGAATGAAATCTTTGAGCTACTGAAGTTCAAAAAGCTGGACCTCAACCTGAAGCGCGCCCGCCTGCAAGACGCACAAACGATCGATGACCTCCGCAAGATCGCCAAGCGGCGCACGCCGGCGGCGGCCTTCGACTACACCGACGGTGCCGCGGACGACGAGATCTCGATGAACCGCGCCCGGCAGGCATTCAGGGACGTGGAATTCCATCCATCCATCTTGAAAGACGTATCCAAAGTGGATACCTCCTGCGAGGTGTTCGGCGGACCATCCGCACTACCGTTCGGCATTGCGCCAACCGGATTTACGCGCCTTATGCAGACCGAAGGCGAGCTCGCCGGCGCCGCGGCCGCAGGCAGGGCGGGCATCCCATTCTGCCTTTCCACATTGGGCACCACCTCCATCGAGGATGTGAAAGCCGCCAACCCCAACGGCCGCAACATGTTCCAGCTGTACGTGATGCGAAAGCGCGAAATCTCCTACGGCTTGGTCGAACGTGCGGCCAAAGCGGGATTTGACACACTGTTTTTTACGGTGGATACGCCCGTGGCCGGGGCCCGCCTGCGCGACAAACGCAATGGCTTCTCCATCCCGCCGCAGATTTCGCTTGGCACCGTGCTCAACGCTATCCCCCGCCCATGGTGGTGGCTCGACTTCATCACCACCCCAACGTTGTCCTTCGCATCGCTGACCAGCACCGGAGGCACAGTCGGCGAGCTACTCAACGCGGCGATGGACCCCTCGATCCAATTCTCCGACCTAGAAGAAATCCGCGCCATTTGGCCCGGCAAGCTCGTGGTCAAGGGCGTGCAGAATGTGGAGGATTCCAAGAAGCTCGCGGACCTCGGCGTGGATGGCATCATCCTGTCCAACCACGGCGGCCGCCAGCTCGATCGCGCACCTGTTCCCTTCCACCTCGTGCCGGAAGTGGTGCGTGAGGTGGGCAAGGACCTGGACGTCACCATGGACACCGGCATTATGCACGGCGCCGATATCGTCGCCGCGCTTGCCGTTGGCGCCAAATTCACCTTTATCGGCCGCGCATACCTGTACGGCCTGATGGCAGGCGGTGAAGCCGGCGTCGATCGTGCCATTGAAATCCTGGCGGAACAGGTGCGCCGCACCATGCAATTGCTGCAGGTAGAAACCATCGATGAGCTCGGCCCGCACCACGTCACTCAGCTGACGCGCTTAAAGCCGCGCAATATCGGTGAAGACGCCCGCCTCGACCGCGGACTGCTGTAA
- a CDS encoding histidine phosphatase family protein — MRRLYLLRHGQTEYNASRRMQGQLDTKLSEFGIEQAYNAARYLSQKNICAILSSDLSRAYDTALEVSRLIDVPVVTDPRLRETNLGQWQGQRHKDVDAKYPGARARWRHDVTWAPPGGETRLEVAARAREVVDELMRDLPEWEDRAVLIVAHGGTISALTASLLGLTKNEDYIMFSGLKNTCWARLTARPRYYDGSLDADGEGDPVVADARFDETNIHDPQWYLDGWNMGVALGLELDR; from the coding sequence GTGAGGCGCCTCTATTTATTGCGCCACGGGCAAACGGAGTATAACGCCAGCCGCCGAATGCAGGGGCAGCTGGACACTAAGCTCAGCGAATTCGGTATCGAACAGGCTTACAATGCCGCCCGCTACCTCTCGCAGAAGAACATATGCGCGATTTTATCTTCGGACCTGAGCCGCGCTTACGACACTGCGCTCGAGGTAAGTCGGCTTATCGACGTCCCGGTGGTCACCGATCCGCGGCTTCGTGAAACGAACCTGGGGCAATGGCAGGGGCAACGCCACAAGGATGTGGACGCTAAGTATCCGGGCGCCCGCGCGCGGTGGCGTCACGATGTGACTTGGGCCCCGCCGGGTGGGGAAACCCGGTTGGAGGTCGCCGCCCGCGCCCGCGAAGTTGTGGACGAACTGATGCGCGATCTGCCCGAGTGGGAGGATCGTGCGGTGCTTATCGTTGCCCACGGTGGAACCATCAGCGCATTGACCGCCAGCCTGCTGGGGTTGACCAAAAACGAGGACTACATCATGTTTTCTGGGCTGAAGAACACATGTTGGGCGCGGCTCACCGCGCGGCCTCGCTATTATGACGGTAGCCTTGATGCTGACGGCGAAGGCGATCCCGTGGTTGCTGACGCACGTTTTGACGAAACCAATATCCACGACCCCCAGTGGTATCTCGATGGCTGGAATATGGGTGTGGCGCTAGGTTTGGAACTCGACCGCTAG
- a CDS encoding ComEA family DNA-binding protein: MGTNTRDRLKEFTAPTGEEELLDVEYPTPRLGVSIKQAVILGVVLVAGLVGYVLWSRPALTSAPEQAFPSALMASTAAAAPPSEAVVSVVGEVERPGLVTLAPDARIADALAHAGPKPEANILAVNQAQKVTDGMQIVVPPQGQPVPIPGAPGANPAVPGSGSTSLNTASAEELQQLPGVGEKTAQAIIEFREAHGGFASVDQLQEVKGIGSAKFEQVKDLVTL, from the coding sequence ATGGGTACGAATACACGCGATCGGTTAAAGGAATTTACGGCTCCCACCGGCGAGGAAGAGCTGTTGGATGTGGAATACCCCACACCGCGGCTTGGGGTTTCAATAAAGCAGGCGGTGATATTGGGCGTCGTTTTGGTCGCCGGGCTGGTGGGCTACGTGTTGTGGTCCCGTCCGGCCCTTACCTCCGCCCCTGAACAGGCGTTTCCTTCCGCATTGATGGCCTCCACCGCGGCGGCCGCCCCGCCGAGCGAGGCGGTGGTTTCCGTGGTGGGCGAGGTGGAACGCCCTGGTCTTGTCACGTTGGCGCCGGATGCGCGCATTGCGGATGCCTTAGCGCACGCTGGGCCCAAGCCGGAGGCGAACATCCTTGCGGTCAATCAGGCGCAGAAAGTTACCGACGGGATGCAGATCGTGGTGCCTCCGCAGGGGCAACCGGTCCCCATCCCAGGGGCACCCGGGGCGAACCCCGCCGTCCCCGGGTCGGGCTCCACAAGCCTCAACACCGCCTCTGCGGAGGAATTGCAACAACTTCCCGGAGTGGGCGAAAAGACCGCGCAGGCGATTATCGAATTCCGCGAGGCGCACGGAGGGTTCGCCAGCGTCGATCAATTGCAGGAGGTGAAGGGGATTGGATCCGCCAAGTTTGAGCAGGTAAAAGACCTTGTCACGCTATGA
- the rpsT gene encoding 30S ribosomal protein S20: MANIKSQIKRIKTNEKRRVRNQAIRSAVRTEIRKFREAVEAGDKAAAETQLRVASRALDKSVTKGVFHRNNAANKKSRMARAFNKMA, translated from the coding sequence ATGGCTAACATTAAGTCCCAGATCAAGCGCATCAAGACCAACGAGAAGCGCCGCGTCCGCAACCAGGCTATTCGCTCTGCTGTTCGCACCGAGATCCGCAAGTTCCGCGAGGCCGTCGAGGCTGGCGACAAGGCTGCGGCGGAGACCCAGCTCCGTGTTGCTTCCCGCGCCCTGGACAAGTCCGTGACCAAAGGTGTGTTCCACCGCAACAACGCCGCGAACAAGAAGTCTCGCATGGCTCGCGCCTTCAACAAGATGGCCTAA
- a CDS encoding ComEC/Rec2 family competence protein has translation MSELRLVPLAALLWAATAMVVLRHPGVAIALVIASSLGAVALRSFGQAILLGCGGSVATVISQLRVRAVGVDTPERLRGVIADHPKRLSDELWLLKVDDQGYPVTLPVLFRGAAPPAAGATVEATVQARPSERAGLVAELLTARDLTVVAPPQGWQAITGHVRHTFAQASEFWLGAEARGLVPGMVLGDTNMQSEADRHLYIETGLSHLTAVSGSNVALVVTIVFTAARLLTLSPRVQVFAAAVALIGFLGLVGLEPSVLRAGVTGMVGLLAVINSSKMQPIHGLSLAVCGLVLWDSDLAVQYGFALSVAATGGIVALQPLLVPALARVSLFGRRMPDVVVRALGVAIAADVVTAPILAMVTGTIPLVSVLANILAAPVVGVITVLGLVAVGCSLLPGGLESIALFLVEPCARWIHLVAVTLHGPQLSAPVSWVLLGSAWIVYLFYRGWGRWVLGGAAAATLVWLLPGVPLGDRPEEIPLHQLNVVTEQKIGGDYEPPAGTDAVVVLDGGGKARDRPTRTKGGVPVLYPNRDGEVALYSDGTQHARDGRF, from the coding sequence ATGAGCGAGCTCCGCCTCGTGCCATTGGCGGCGCTCTTGTGGGCCGCCACCGCCATGGTGGTGCTACGCCACCCCGGCGTGGCGATCGCACTGGTAATCGCATCTTCTCTCGGTGCAGTGGCGCTGCGGAGCTTCGGCCAAGCGATCCTCTTGGGGTGCGGCGGAAGCGTGGCTACGGTGATCTCCCAGCTGCGTGTGCGTGCGGTGGGCGTCGATACGCCGGAACGTCTGCGTGGTGTGATCGCCGATCATCCCAAACGTCTGAGCGATGAGTTATGGCTGCTCAAGGTCGATGACCAAGGCTACCCGGTGACGCTGCCCGTGCTGTTTCGCGGGGCTGCGCCCCCAGCGGCCGGTGCGACCGTGGAGGCGACGGTTCAGGCGCGGCCGAGCGAGCGCGCCGGGTTGGTTGCGGAGTTGCTGACGGCGCGGGATCTCACCGTTGTGGCGCCGCCGCAAGGTTGGCAGGCGATCACGGGCCACGTGCGCCATACATTCGCTCAAGCTTCCGAATTTTGGTTGGGGGCCGAGGCGCGTGGGTTGGTGCCTGGCATGGTGCTCGGCGATACGAACATGCAATCGGAGGCGGACCGGCACCTGTATATCGAAACGGGGCTTTCGCACCTCACGGCGGTCAGCGGTTCCAATGTTGCGCTGGTGGTTACCATCGTGTTTACCGCCGCGCGTTTGCTCACACTTTCGCCTCGTGTGCAGGTGTTCGCGGCGGCGGTCGCGCTGATCGGATTCCTAGGGCTTGTGGGGCTGGAGCCGAGCGTGTTGCGCGCCGGGGTGACCGGTATGGTCGGCTTGCTTGCGGTGATAAATAGTTCGAAAATGCAACCGATTCATGGCTTGAGCCTTGCGGTGTGCGGCCTTGTGTTGTGGGATAGCGACCTCGCCGTGCAATACGGTTTTGCCTTGTCGGTTGCGGCCACCGGCGGGATAGTCGCCTTGCAACCCCTGCTGGTGCCTGCCCTTGCGCGCGTAAGTCTGTTCGGACGCAGAATGCCGGATGTGGTGGTGCGCGCGCTCGGGGTGGCGATCGCGGCCGACGTGGTGACCGCGCCGATACTCGCGATGGTGACCGGCACGATCCCGCTGGTCTCCGTATTGGCGAACATACTTGCGGCCCCCGTGGTGGGTGTGATTACCGTGTTGGGGTTGGTCGCGGTGGGCTGTTCGTTATTGCCCGGCGGTTTGGAATCAATTGCGCTCTTTCTCGTGGAGCCGTGTGCGCGGTGGATTCACTTGGTGGCGGTGACCTTGCACGGGCCGCAGCTGAGCGCGCCGGTATCCTGGGTGCTGCTCGGCAGCGCGTGGATCGTATACCTGTTCTATCGAGGGTGGGGGCGCTGGGTGCTTGGCGGGGCCGCTGCGGCGACGCTGGTGTGGCTGCTGCCCGGGGTCCCGCTGGGGGATCGTCCGGAGGAAATCCCGCTCCATCAGCTCAATGTGGTAACCGAACAAAAGATCGGCGGCGATTATGAGCCACCCGCGGGGACCGATGCGGTGGTGGTGCTCGATGGCGGCGGGAAGGCCCGCGACCGCCCGACGCGTACCAAAGGCGGAGTTCCGGTGCTGTACCCGAATCGTGACGGGGAGGTGGCGCTGTATAGCGATGGCACACAACATGCGCGCGACGGCAGATTTTAG
- a CDS encoding DegV family protein produces the protein MAVRVVTDSSACLPEAVAEKFGITVVDLHVVQTGGDRSTSGLNPLELVACYARQLERGGDDGVVALHISKELSATWSNAVTAAGVFEGGVRVVDTNSVGMSLGKAAIAAAERALAGDDLDTCAEVAVDVLDRSETWLYVHRIDELRKSGRVSATTALVSTALATKPIMHLNDGRLEVVGKTRTQAKAFTKIVEIVAAKIGDGHASITLAQHEAREAVRKLRDMLVAALGLVDPNEIDIIEMEQVLAVHSGPGAIAITVVMDAPSPTEETAV, from the coding sequence GTGGCTGTTCGCGTAGTCACCGACTCATCCGCCTGCCTGCCCGAAGCCGTGGCGGAAAAATTTGGCATCACCGTTGTGGATCTGCACGTGGTACAGACGGGAGGGGATCGTTCTACCTCGGGATTGAATCCCCTAGAACTCGTCGCCTGTTACGCCCGACAACTCGAACGCGGAGGCGACGACGGGGTGGTGGCGTTACATATCTCGAAGGAGCTTTCGGCCACTTGGTCGAATGCGGTCACGGCCGCCGGTGTGTTCGAAGGCGGGGTGCGGGTGGTGGATACGAACAGCGTTGGCATGAGCCTTGGGAAAGCCGCGATCGCGGCCGCCGAGCGTGCGCTGGCCGGAGACGATCTGGATACTTGCGCTGAGGTCGCCGTCGATGTGCTGGATCGTTCCGAAACCTGGCTGTATGTCCACCGCATCGATGAACTGCGGAAATCCGGGCGCGTGTCCGCGACCACCGCGCTGGTGTCCACCGCGCTTGCTACGAAGCCGATCATGCATTTGAACGATGGCAGGTTGGAGGTGGTGGGCAAGACCCGCACCCAGGCGAAAGCATTTACCAAAATCGTGGAGATCGTGGCCGCGAAAATCGGCGACGGCCACGCCAGTATCACGCTGGCGCAGCACGAGGCCCGCGAGGCCGTACGCAAACTCCGCGATATGCTGGTGGCAGCGTTGGGGCTGGTCGATCCCAATGAAATCGACATCATCGAAATGGAACAGGTGCTCGCGGTTCACTCCGGGCCAGGCGCGATAGCCATCACGGTGGTGATGGATGCGCCAAGCCCGACCGAGGAAACCGCTGTGTAG
- a CDS encoding energy-coupling factor ABC transporter substrate-binding protein encodes MKPATWGLIGLAIIIAAFPMFFHFGDPTSEEQFGGTDAAAEGIVAEQNPDYTPWFEPLVGELPGEVESGLFALQAALGAGVLGYALGNYRGRSKAVIEHEAEDSAGATTA; translated from the coding sequence ATGAAACCTGCAACTTGGGGTCTGATCGGCCTGGCAATCATTATCGCGGCGTTTCCCATGTTCTTCCACTTCGGCGACCCCACATCCGAAGAACAGTTCGGAGGCACGGATGCTGCCGCAGAAGGCATCGTCGCGGAGCAAAATCCCGACTACACGCCGTGGTTTGAACCGCTCGTCGGCGAACTGCCGGGCGAGGTCGAATCCGGCCTATTCGCCTTGCAAGCGGCACTCGGCGCGGGCGTTTTGGGCTACGCCTTGGGCAACTACCGCGGCCGCTCCAAGGCCGTAATAGAACACGAAGCCGAAGATTCGGCGGGCGCTACCACGGCGTGA
- a CDS encoding tryptophan-rich sensory protein: protein MNIIANTLRIGGFTTGEVSERYVNYFTPADFTFSIWIVIYGLLICYVAYQFSPIRRRLFSLVDKDIFLRIGVLFIATCLMNIGWILAWHYRAIDASLLLIIALFVVLSMIVRQVHKATYEERSTADYCCVVLPFMVYFGWITIAVIANVKAWLVSIGWHPLFENQSFWLGAALFVGLSMGIWNSVYLRDLAYSLVLVWAVFGILIKHIVGDEGVGSHSAIVVLLAATLAVTIANAVGVGVLQYRHRA, encoded by the coding sequence ATGAACATCATTGCAAACACCCTGCGCATCGGCGGTTTCACCACGGGTGAGGTTTCCGAGCGGTACGTCAACTATTTCACGCCGGCTGATTTTACCTTTTCCATTTGGATCGTTATTTACGGGCTTCTTATATGCTATGTTGCGTACCAATTTTCGCCGATTCGGCGGCGCCTGTTCTCGCTGGTGGACAAGGATATTTTTCTCCGAATTGGAGTGCTATTTATCGCTACTTGTCTGATGAATATCGGCTGGATTCTCGCCTGGCATTATCGCGCCATTGACGCCTCATTGCTTTTGATTATTGCGCTATTTGTAGTGCTTTCGATGATTGTCCGCCAAGTGCACAAGGCCACTTATGAGGAGCGTTCCACGGCGGACTATTGCTGCGTCGTGCTGCCGTTTATGGTGTACTTCGGCTGGATCACCATCGCGGTGATAGCCAATGTGAAGGCGTGGCTGGTAAGCATCGGCTGGCATCCGCTGTTTGAAAACCAATCGTTTTGGCTTGGCGCGGCGTTGTTCGTGGGGCTGAGCATGGGCATTTGGAATTCGGTGTATCTGCGTGATTTGGCGTATTCGCTGGTGTTGGTGTGGGCAGTGTTCGGCATCCTAATCAAACATATTGTCGGAGACGAGGGCGTGGGTTCCCACTCCGCCATAGTCGTGCTCCTCGCGGCCACCCTCGCGGTGACGATCGCGAATGCGGTGGGCGTCGGGGTGTTGCAATACCGGCATCGCGCCTAG
- a CDS encoding energy-coupling factor ABC transporter permease produces MHIAEGFLPASHAIAWGVAAAPFVVHGAMAAKKQIKEQPETGLLLGAAGAFTFVLSALKIPSVTGSSSHPTGTGLGAVLFKPPVMALLGSIVLLFQALLLAHGGITTLGANIFSMAIVGPWVGYAIWRVSRKAGLSASVAIFLAAFFADLSTYVVTALQLAAAHHAAGFGTAATTFMALYAPTQVPLAIVEGIVTVLVFRSLSVIATKELRLLGVLTSAKDVSTARSAASTSTVKEGAVQ; encoded by the coding sequence ATGCATATTGCGGAAGGTTTCCTTCCCGCGTCTCATGCTATTGCGTGGGGAGTTGCTGCGGCGCCGTTTGTGGTTCACGGCGCCATGGCGGCGAAAAAACAGATCAAGGAGCAGCCGGAAACGGGGTTATTGTTGGGGGCTGCCGGGGCTTTTACTTTTGTGTTGAGTGCGTTGAAGATTCCGTCGGTGACCGGTTCGTCCTCGCACCCGACGGGCACTGGCCTCGGGGCGGTGTTGTTTAAGCCGCCTGTCATGGCGCTGCTCGGCAGTATCGTACTTTTGTTCCAGGCGTTGTTGCTCGCTCACGGCGGCATCACCACGTTAGGTGCGAATATCTTTTCGATGGCCATCGTGGGGCCTTGGGTGGGTTACGCCATCTGGAGGGTGTCTCGAAAGGCTGGTCTATCGGCGAGCGTCGCCATCTTCCTCGCCGCGTTTTTCGCGGACCTCTCCACCTATGTGGTCACGGCGCTGCAGCTTGCCGCCGCGCACCATGCGGCCGGCTTTGGTACCGCAGCCACGACCTTTATGGCGCTGTATGCGCCGACTCAAGTTCCGCTGGCAATCGTGGAGGGCATCGTTACCGTACTGGTGTTCCGTAGCTTAAGCGTTATCGCGACCAAGGAGCTGCGTTTGCTCGGCGTGCTCACCTCGGCGAAGGACGTATCGACGGCGCGTTCTGCGGCGTCGACAAGCACCGTAAAGGAGGGTGCAGTGCAATGA
- a CDS encoding ComEA family DNA-binding protein: protein MATVAGENRGQQQEIEDKHAPPSWLKWGLMFAVGVGCYVYFSQFCRRPQSAVLSLPTSENKPALPTPIAFCEPVSLVDVAPAAPAEPADSAAQIAEPAAEDDPVDEGKININTATFDMLDSLPGVGTVTAHAIVEYREAHGGFQSLDELRKVRGIGQEKFRWLESLVTI from the coding sequence ATGGCAACAGTTGCAGGCGAAAACCGCGGTCAACAGCAGGAAATCGAAGATAAACACGCACCGCCATCCTGGCTGAAGTGGGGTCTGATGTTCGCGGTCGGCGTCGGCTGCTATGTGTATTTTTCGCAATTTTGCAGGCGCCCCCAATCGGCCGTCCTATCGCTTCCGACCAGCGAAAACAAGCCCGCGTTGCCCACCCCGATTGCGTTTTGCGAACCTGTTTCGCTTGTCGACGTCGCGCCTGCCGCCCCCGCCGAACCCGCCGACTCGGCCGCACAGATTGCGGAGCCTGCGGCGGAAGATGACCCCGTCGATGAGGGGAAAATCAATATCAATACCGCCACGTTTGACATGCTGGATAGCCTGCCCGGCGTGGGTACCGTGACTGCGCACGCCATCGTGGAGTACAGGGAAGCCCACGGTGGTTTTCAAAGCCTTGATGAGCTGCGCAAGGTGCGCGGCATCGGGCAGGAGAAATTTCGCTGGTTGGAAAGCTTGGTGACCATCTAG
- the holA gene encoding DNA polymerase III subunit delta, which translates to MAPVHLIVGDEPFLAERTCQELTAQIRRQAGGDVPVTSLRAGDIKPSELAGLLSPSLFAEDRILVLTNTDEAGKEPAQLLLDAAQHPAPGIFLLIRHSGGGRTKAMVKQFRKVAEVHEVAQISAKDRPGFVMAEFRRHRVKVTPDVVHAVLEGVGSDLRELASAVSQLVADTGGEVTVEKVHAYYAGVAEVSGFDIADLACTGQTVRAVASTRRALQLGISPVVLAAALSGNVGAIARLYTTRGAVNTYQLAGAAGVPAWKVDKIARMARRWSGDAVSKAVIIVGELDAAVKGHGADPEYAIETAVREIAELAG; encoded by the coding sequence ATTGCCCCAGTTCACCTGATCGTCGGCGATGAGCCTTTCCTCGCGGAACGCACTTGCCAGGAACTCACCGCGCAGATTCGACGCCAGGCGGGCGGCGATGTTCCCGTAACTTCGCTGCGTGCCGGCGATATTAAACCGAGTGAGCTCGCAGGCCTGCTCAGCCCCTCCCTGTTTGCCGAGGACCGCATTCTGGTGCTCACCAATACCGACGAAGCCGGCAAAGAACCCGCCCAATTGCTTCTCGACGCCGCGCAGCACCCCGCCCCCGGCATCTTCCTGCTGATCCGGCATTCCGGCGGCGGTCGCACGAAGGCAATGGTAAAACAATTCCGCAAGGTGGCCGAGGTCCACGAGGTCGCACAGATTTCCGCAAAGGATCGCCCTGGCTTTGTCATGGCAGAATTCCGACGGCACCGAGTGAAGGTAACGCCGGACGTCGTGCATGCGGTCCTTGAGGGCGTCGGCAGTGACCTGCGGGAATTGGCATCGGCGGTGAGCCAACTCGTTGCGGATACGGGCGGTGAAGTCACCGTAGAAAAAGTCCATGCGTATTACGCCGGGGTGGCCGAGGTCAGCGGCTTCGACATCGCCGACCTCGCCTGCACGGGGCAAACCGTCCGAGCGGTCGCCTCCACACGACGCGCCCTGCAACTCGGCATAAGCCCCGTCGTGCTGGCCGCCGCGCTCTCCGGAAATGTCGGGGCAATCGCACGCTTGTACACAACGCGCGGGGCCGTCAATACCTATCAGCTCGCGGGCGCCGCTGGCGTGCCAGCCTGGAAAGTAGACAAGATTGCCCGCATGGCTCGACGCTGGTCGGGGGACGCGGTGTCGAAAGCCGTCATAATCGTCGGGGAGCTCGACGCCGCCGTCAAAGGCCACGGCGCCGACCCCGAATACGCAATCGAAACAGCCGTGCGCGAGATCGCGGAGCTTGCGGGGTAG
- a CDS encoding DUF4352 domain-containing protein produces MFDKGAAMTTPQEPNETPENSAGQQPSFPHASNPFAVPQANYNAQQPAGYPQGQPQFNPQGYPQNFGQMPQQPKKNSGCLKWGLIIVGIFVLLTIISVIIAVVAFVNNSDSSSSGQATSTTQNADAVGGTQNADNLSVGDTFNGSDGLKITVSSFEVIETPILGPHSCALITYVNEGSGEANFEQFFDWSLQNPSGVIDQPTYAGENDLQSGKLAPGGTVSGNVCFDTTEPGEYSLTYEPTLSLFSTDKATWKAPL; encoded by the coding sequence TTGTTTGATAAAGGAGCAGCGATGACCACGCCACAAGAACCCAATGAAACTCCCGAGAACTCCGCAGGTCAGCAGCCTTCCTTCCCTCATGCTTCCAATCCGTTTGCGGTTCCGCAGGCGAACTACAACGCCCAGCAACCCGCCGGATACCCGCAAGGGCAGCCGCAATTCAACCCCCAAGGGTATCCTCAGAATTTTGGTCAGATGCCGCAACAACCTAAGAAAAACAGCGGCTGTTTAAAATGGGGATTGATCATTGTCGGCATCTTTGTATTGTTGACAATCATTAGCGTTATCATCGCGGTAGTCGCGTTTGTCAATAACAGTGATTCCTCTTCTTCAGGCCAGGCCACCAGCACAACGCAAAACGCCGACGCGGTCGGAGGAACCCAAAACGCCGATAACCTCAGCGTCGGGGATACCTTTAACGGCAGTGACGGCCTGAAAATCACCGTTAGCTCCTTCGAGGTTATTGAAACACCTATCCTCGGCCCGCATTCCTGCGCGCTCATCACCTATGTGAATGAAGGATCGGGCGAGGCTAATTTCGAGCAGTTCTTCGATTGGTCTTTGCAGAACCCCAGCGGTGTGATTGATCAACCCACGTACGCGGGCGAAAACGACCTGCAGAGCGGCAAACTTGCCCCCGGCGGCACCGTTTCCGGAAATGTCTGCTTCGACACCACGGAACCCGGCGAATACTCCCTAACATACGAGCCGACGCTTAGCCTGTTCTCCACCGATAAGGCAACGTGGAAGGCTCCCCTCTAG
- a CDS encoding transposase family protein, with product MTKQNTNALYRWANTSKCSTDEIIALANDIETAGYTHHCPLSLGLVSSLECALVYYWSENLPQRVIATIYGVSQPTISRAINAVLDLLERFLPTAPTVEDLVPTRHRVLDGTLVPCWSWKGQQQLISGKRKATGHNLAVLTDQNGNIEYISPPMPGRSHDKRIADKLGITTVLPGDYVTADLGYVGTGFDIPQKRNNGQKVLEPWQQRFNNALASIRWVVEQAIAHIKNWRILHTDCRLPIATTKRTIQTLTKLFFYRNP from the coding sequence ATGACAAAACAAAACACAAATGCCTTGTACCGCTGGGCCAATACTAGCAAATGTTCGACTGATGAGATTATCGCGCTAGCCAACGACATCGAAACCGCAGGTTATACACATCATTGCCCCCTTAGTTTGGGGTTAGTCAGTAGCCTGGAATGCGCTTTGGTCTACTACTGGAGCGAAAATCTCCCGCAACGTGTGATCGCCACGATCTATGGGGTGTCCCAACCCACGATTTCCCGCGCCATCAACGCAGTCCTTGACCTTCTGGAACGCTTTCTCCCAACCGCACCAACCGTGGAAGACCTCGTACCAACGCGCCATCGCGTCCTCGATGGGACATTGGTCCCATGCTGGTCATGGAAAGGGCAACAACAGTTGATCAGCGGCAAACGCAAAGCCACCGGCCACAACCTCGCAGTCTTGACCGACCAGAACGGCAATATCGAGTACATCAGCCCGCCAATGCCTGGGAGATCTCACGATAAGCGCATCGCAGATAAGCTGGGCATCACCACCGTGTTGCCAGGCGACTATGTCACCGCCGACCTTGGGTACGTAGGTACTGGTTTTGACATCCCCCAGAAACGCAACAACGGGCAAAAGGTTCTCGAACCCTGGCAGCAGCGCTTCAACAACGCTCTTGCATCCATCCGCTGGGTCGTCGAACAAGCAATCGCCCACATCAAAAACTGGCGAATACTTCACACCGACTGCCGATTACCCATAGCCACCACGAAGCGCACAATACAAACCCTTACCAAGCTATTCTTCTACAGAAACCCCTGA